Genomic segment of Erythrobacter sp. BLCC-B19:
CACCAACCAGACGCCGTTCTATGGCGAAAGCGGCGGCCAGACAGGTGATGCGGGCACCATCGCCAGCCTTGCCGGCCTGCGCGCGCAAGTCACGGATACGTCGAAGCCTTTGGGGCGTCTCCACGCCCATCAGGTGCGTATCGAGGCAGGCGAAGTCACGGTCGGCGACACGGTTGAACTGAAGGTCGATGCCGAGCGCCGCGACCGCATCCGCGCCAACCATTCGGCCACCCACCTCGTCCACGCCGCGCTGCGCAACCGCCTGGGCGGCCACGTGACGCAGAAGGGCAGCATGGTCGCCGAGGATCGCTTGCGGTTCGATTTCTCCCACCCTGTGGCCCTCACCGCGGAGGATATCGCCGCGATCGAAGCTGAAGTGAACGCCGAAATCCGCGCCAACGAGGCCGTCAGCACCCGCCTGATGACACCCGACGATGCCGTCGCCGCTGGCGCATTGGCGCTGTTCGGCGAAAAGTATGGCGATGAAGTGCGCGTGCTTTCCATGGGCCGTTCGGGCAAGGAAGGGCGCAACTATTCGGTCGAGCTGTGCGGCGGCACCCATGTGCGCGCCACGGGTGACATCGGCGTGTTCCGCATCGTCTCGGAAAGCGCGGTGTCCTCGGGCGTGCGCCGGATCGAGGCGATGACCGGCGAGGGCGCGCGCCAGTGGCTGGTCGCGCGCGAAGAGGCGTTGAAGTCCGCAGCCAGCGTGATCCGCGCCACTCCCGAGGAAGTCCCTGCAAGGCTCGCCGCGCTGCTCGATGAAAGGAAGCGGCTCGAAAAGGAACTGGCCGAGGCCAAGAAGGCGCTTGCGCTCGGCGGCGGCGGATCTGGCAGCGCGGCCAGTGCCGACGAGACCGTCGCGGGCGTGACCTTCTCCGGTCAGGTGCTCGAGGGGCTCGATCCCAAGGAACTGCGCCCCCTGCTTGATGCGGCCAAGCAGCGCATGGGCAGCGGTGTTGCGGCGGTGATCGCGGTCAATGATGGCAAGGCGAGCATCGCGGCCGCGGTGACCGATGATCTGACGGCGCGGTTCAGCGCGGTCGATCTGGTGCGCGCAGGGGTCGAGGCGCTCGGCGGCAAGGGTGGCGGCGGGCGGCCCGACATGGCGCAGGGCGGCGGGCCGGACGGCAGCAAGGCAGCCGAAGCGCTGGCGGTGGTCAAGGCGGTGCTGGCGGGGTGAAGCCGGAAGGCTTGGCCCTTTCGCCCCGCGTGAAAATCAGGCTTCGCGTTCCCGCAAGCTGCTGGTCTTGAGCAACGGCTTTTCGCTGAGCCCGCCCTCGCGCTCCAGCTGTTCGCGGAACTCGTCACGCTTGGCGTGGATCGAGGCGATCACCGGGCCCATTGCCACGCCGATGTCGACCAGTACGGCTTCCGATAGCTGGAGCGAGGCTTCCAGTGTCTCGGGCACGGCATGGCTGGCACCGGCGCGGTACATTGCGGCGGCATGATCCGGATCGCGTGCGCGGGCGACAATCAGGAGATCGGGGTAGTCGCGGCGCAGCTTGCCCACCAGGCGCTGGGCGAGCACGGGTTCGTCCATCGTCAGCACGACGGCAGGCGCGGTTTCGACCCCAAGGCGCGCCAGCGTATCGCCGCGGCCCGCATCGCCAAATGTCGCGCGGTATCCGTCAGCCCTGGCGGCGGCGACCAGATCGGGGTTCGAATCGATCATCACATAGGGCTTGCCATGGGTGCGCATCATGTCGGCAATCAGCCGCCCGACGCGGCCCCCACCGACGATGATGGTGCGAATTTCTGCCTCGTCCTCGTCACCGGCAGGGTTGCCCGCGCTGTCGACCCGCCGTGCCAGAACCGCGCCCAGCTTGGCCAGCAGCGGGGTGATGGTAAGGCCGATCGCGGTAACGGTTTGCCAGAAGCGCGCGGTTTCCTGATCGAGCACCAGAGCGCTGGTCGCGGCGGCGAGCACGATCAGCGTCGTCTCAGACGGTGAGGCCATCAGCAGGCCCGTTTCTGCCGCCGTCCCGCGCCGCGCGCCCATCAGCCGCAGCAGCAAGCCTGTGACCAGCGCCTTGAACACCACCACGCCGACCACGGCAGCCGTGATGATCCCGATCTGCGCGCCGATTTCAGCCAGATTGATGCTCATGCCGACGGTGATCAGGAACACGCCAAGGGCAAGACCCTTGAACGGCTCCATGATGACTTCGACGTCGGTGTGATACTCGGTCTCGGCGATCAGCAGACCTGCGATCAGCGCGCCGACAATCGGCGAGAGACCGACCAGCGCTGTGGCGAGGCTTGCGCCGATCACCACGAGCAGCGAGGCGGAGAGGAACAGTTCAGGGCTCTTGGTTCGGGCGGCCTGCGCGAACAGGCGGGGGAGGGCAAAGCGGCCGGCAATCAGCAGCACCGCGATGACAAGACCGCCCTGCCACAATGTCGCGACGATGCCCGACCAGCCATCATCGGCGGCATTGGGGGCAAGCGCGCCGAGGATGAAGATGATCGGCACGATCATGATGTCCTCGAACAGCAGCATCGAAAGCGCCGCCCGGCCGACAGGCGAGCGGGTGCCCGAGATCGGCAGCACCATTGCGGTCGAGGAAAAGGCGAGTGCGAAGCCCAGTGCGAGCGCCGCGGTGAAGCTCATCCCCGATGCCATTCCCACAAACAGCGCCAATGCGCTGCCGCTGATCAGCACCTCGAGCGCGCCAAGGCCGAACACCAGCTTGCGCATTTCCCAGAGGCGGTTGAACGACAGCTCCAGCCCGATTGCGAACAGCAGCAAAACGATGCCGAAGTCGGCAAAGGGCGTCAGCGAATCCGGATTGCTGATGGTGAAATGGTAGAGCCATGGGACGCGCTCGACGAGGGAGCCGAGGCCATAGGGGCCGACCAGCACGCCGATCAGGATGAACCCGATGATCGGCGTAATGCGGAACCGCGCGAAGACGGGAATCACGATGCCGGCTGAGCCAAGGATCACCAGTGCATCGGACAGGAACGGGGAGAGAGTCAGTTCACCAGCCACTCCATCGGCTTAACGACCCGGGGCGGGGCTGTCACCCGCCTTGGGGACACAAAAAAGCCGGGCAGGCCATGGGGCCGCCCGGCTTTCTGTTTCAATGATGCAGGATCAGGCCCAGGTGGCCATTTCCTTTTCGAGGTTCTGGACGATGGTCTCGAAGAACTGCTCGGTGGTCTGCCATGCCTGACCCGGGCCGATCAGCAGCGCGAGGTCCTTGGTCATGTAGCCCTTCTCGACGGTCTGGATGCAGACCCGCTCGAGCGTCTCGGCAAACTTCACGACATCGGGGGTGTTGTCGAACTTGCCGCGATACATCAGGCCGCGCGTCCAGGCGAAGATCGAGGCGATCGGGTTGGTCGAGGTCGCCTTGCCCTGCTGGTGCTGGCGATAGTGGCGGGTGACGGTGCCGTGGGCGGCTTCGGCCTCGACGGTCTTGCCGTCCGGGGTCATCAGCACCGAAGTCATCAGGCCGAGCGAGCCGAAGCCCTGCGCGACGGTGTCCGACTGCACGTCACCATCATAGTTCTTGCAAGCCCAGACAAACTTGCCCGACCACTTGAGCGCCGAGGCGACCATGTCGTCGATCAGGCGGTGTTCGTAGACGATGCCCTTGGCCTTGAACTGTTCGGCAAAGCCCTCGGTGTCGAACACCTCCTGGAACAGGTCCTTGAAGCGCCCGTCATAGGCCTTCATGATCGTGTTCTTGGTGCTGAGGTAAACCGGCCAGCCGAGGTTGAGGCCGTAGTTGAACGAGGCGCGGGCGAAGTCGCGGATCGAATCGTCAAGGTTGTACATCGCCATCGCGACGCCGGCGCTGGGGAAATCGAACACGTCGAGGTCGATCTTCGTGCCGTCTTCACCGTCGAAGACAAGGCGCAGCTTGCCCGGGCCCGGAATACGGGTGTCGGTGGCGCGGTACTGGTCGCCGAAGGCATGGCGGCCGACCACGATCGGATCGGTCCAGCCCGGCACCAGGCGCGGCACGTTGTCGATCACGATGGGTTCGCGGAAGACCACGCCGCCCAGGATGTTGCGGATCGTGCCGTTGGGGCTCTTCCACATCTTCTTGAGGCTGAATTCCTCGACGCGCTGTTCGTCGGGGGTGATGGTGGCGCACTTCACGCCGACGCCATATTGCTTGATCGCGTTGGCGGAATCGACGGTCACCTGATCGTCAGTGGCGTCGCGGTTCTCGATCGACAGGTCGTAATACTTCAGGTCGATATCGAGATAGGGCAGGATCAGCCTTTCGCGGATCCACTGCCAGATGATGCGGGTCATCTCGTCGCCGTCGAGTTCGACGACGGGATTGGCGACTTTGATTTTGTCCATGTGTGTTGCCCTATCCTTCTTGCCCCGTCTGGTGCGGGGCTAGGTGTGATCGACAGGAAGCTGTGTAAGATCCCGCCGCGGCTTTAGCAGAGGAGGACAGGCTTGCAAGCGCGCGGCTTGCGAATGAAACGCAACAGCCGTTGCGATCGTGGCGCGGTTGGCGCGGGGCACAAAAAAGCCCGCCATGGGGGCGGGCGCTTTCGCATTCAGCCGATGGTGGGCGTAGCAAGGATTGAACTTGCGACCCCTACGATGTCAACATAGTGCTCTACCACTGAGCTATACGCCCACACCATCGGATGTGCGCCCCTTGGGGCGGAGCGGCCCTTTATCGCAGCCCCTCAAAAGGTGCAAGCGATTCGAACCCAAGTTTTGACCTTGTGGCCGGGCCTAGAGCCGGGCGGCCTCTGCTTCCTCGAACACGCGCTCCACTTCGAGCACAAGATCGCGCAGGTGGAACGGCTTGGAAAGCACCTTGGCGGTCGGCTGTTCGCGGCTGGCGCGCAGGCTGACGGCCGCAAAGCCGGTGATGAACATTACCTTGGTGCGCGGGGAAATCTCGGCGCAGCGCTGGGCGAGCTCGATCCCGTCCATCTCGGGCATGACGATGTCGGACAGCAGCAGATCATAGTCGCCCGTCTCCAGCAGCGGCACGGCATCGGTGCCGCGGTCGACCGCGCTGACTTCGTAGCCGGCGTTGGTCAACGCCCGTTCGAGATAGGCGCGCATCGCCTCTTCGTCTTCGGCGAGGAGGATGCGGGGGGTGCGTGTCGCTGTCATGCGCGTGGCAATAGCAGAGCGGGTTTAAGAAATCTTTGTGCGCGCGGCAGGTTGCCTCCGGGCTGGTGCAATTGGTCGCGGCGGGAAGGGCGATCAGGCTTTGACAGCTGGGCGCAAAGCGGTCAGCAAGGTCATCGACGATGGTACCGCCCTCACGCCCCTCACGTCCCGCATTTCCCGCTGTCCGCACGTCGGAGAGCGGCGGCATCGTGCCGGGCCTTGGCGCTGCGCCCGCCTTTACCCTGACAACGCCCGCGCGCATGAGCTTGCCTGTGCTGATCGCGGTGCCCCATGCGGGCCGTGCCTATCCCCCCGCAGTGACGGCGCGGATGCGCGACCCGGCGCTGGCCCAGTTGCGCTTGGAAGATCGCCATGTCGATCGGCTGGGGATCGCGATGGCGCGCGAAACCGGGGCCGCTCTGCTGGTCGCCCATGCGCCGCGGGCGCTGCTCGATCTCAACCGGGCCGAAGACGACATCGATTGGGACATGGTTGATGGCGGAAGGCCGGATAGCATCGCCGCGGCCGATCCCGGCCAGCGCGGCAATGCCCGTGCGCGCAGCGGGCTCGGGCTGGTGCCGCGCCGACTGCCGGGATCGGGGGAAATCTGGCGCGGCCGGCTCGCCCCGGCAGAACTCGCCGCGCGGATCGACGGGATCCACAGAGCCTATCACACCGCGCTCGCGCAGGCGCTTGCGGACATCCGGGCGCAATGGGGCGCGGCGCTGCTGATCGATCTCCATTCGATGCCTCCGCTCCGGGCAGCAGAGGGTGAAGCGCCGACATTCGTGCTGGGTGACCGCTTTGGCGCGGCCTGTCACACAGCGCTGATGGGGCGCGCGCTGAACTTCCTTGAAGGGCGCGGTGCGATTGCAGCGCACAACCGTCCCTATTCGGGCGGCTACGTGCTTGATCGTCACGGCGCTCCGTCGGCGCAGGTACACGCGATGCAGATCGAGGTGTGCCGCAGCGCCTATCTTGACCGGCAGATGATTGAACCCGGCCCCGGCCTGCCGGCCATTGCAGCGCTGCTGGCCGGACTGGTGCGCGAACTGGGTGCGGAAACCGCGTTGCAAGGTGGCGGTGAAGGACTGCGGCAGGCCGCCGAATAGCTCACATAGCAGAACGGGCAGGCGACCTCTTGGTCTGCCTGCCCGTCCTTGGGTTCGTTCAGAGACGACGCGCTTAGTTCAACGCAGGCGCCGCTTCGCCCGGAACCGGCACCTTGCCCTGCGCCGTCTGGCGTTCGAACAGGTTGCGCATCAGGTTGAGCGAATAGAGGTGCGCATAGATCAGCGCGAGGATGCCGTTCTTGACCAGGCCTTCCAGCGTTTCGGCCGGAAGCTCGCGCAGCTTGTTTTCGTCCACCATGCGGAAACCGCGGTAGATGAAGGGCTTGTCGGGCATATCGTTGCGCGTGATGGCGATTTCGCCGTCGATCAGGATGTCGAGCTTGACCAGTTCGTCCATGAACAGCTTGGTGCGCTGGCCGGCTTCTTCAAAGCGGCGGCAGAACTCCAGCACGCCCTGCGTGTATTCGGTCGCCTGTCCAGCTTCGTCGAACAGTGCGAGGCCTTCGGGGAAGTTGCCGAGCAGGCCAGCCGAGGGATCGAAACAGAGCGACATATCGTCGCTGTTCGGCTGAAGCTTGGCGAGGATGAAGGGATAGCGGCGGGCGTAGGCGGGCAGATAGATCGCCTCGTTGATCTTCATGTCATCGCCCACGAAGGTGTTCACGCCTTCGTTGAGGCCGAACAGCGCGATCGGCAGCGGGTTTTCACCGGCGGTGAAGACGATCGGGAAGTCGCGCTGGGCATCGACGAATTCGTCCGAGGTCAGCGGGATGGCATGGGTCGCAGCAAGGTAGGCAGCGCTTTCGAGCGTACCGGCCTTCCAGCCCGCGTGATCGCGGCTGTTGAGCGGAAGGAGATCCTTGTAGAACAAGGGAAGTTGCGGTTGCGGCGCGCTGGCCATGACGTCGTCTCCGGAAAATGCGTGTGTGGTTGATCCCCTCAGCGGAAGCGATCACCCCGCCGAAAGCGCGCCCCTTACGGCTTTGCCGGGGGCGGCGCAAGCGGCGAAGGGTCAAGCCCCGGGGGTGAGGGGGAGGAGTTTCCCCGGATTGAGCAGACCTGCCGGATCAAGCGCCTGTTTGACCGCAGCCATCACCGCCAGCGCGGCAGGATCATGCAACCGCGCGAGGGCATCGACCTTCATCTGTCCGATCCCGTGCTCGGCGCTGATCGACCCGCCCCATTGGGTGACGAGGTCATAGACCTGCGCACTCACGGCCTTGCCTTCGCTTTCTTCCCACACCCCCCGCACCGCGCCTTGCGGTGCGAGGACGTGGAAGTGGACATTGCCATCGCCCAGATGCCCGAAGGCGGCGACACTGGTGCCGGGAAAAGCCGCCTCGATCTGCGGCGTGGCGGCAAGGATGAACTCGGGCATGGCCTCGACCGGCACCGAGATGTCGTGCTGCATCGCCGGGCCGAGCGCGCGCTCGGCAGCCGAGATGCCGTCGCGCAAGGCCCAGACGGCCTCGGCCTGGGTATCGTTGGCCGCGATGACCGCATCGGCGATCAGACCATCCTCGAACGCAGCCGCCAGCGCCGCCTCCAGCGCATCGCGCAGGGCGGTGCTGTCCTGCGTGGGCGAGACGCACTCGATCAGCGCATTCCAGGCATGGCGTCCGTCCAGCGGTGGGCGTGCTCCGGGTTGATGGGCGAGGACGGCGGCGAGGCAATGCTCGGGCACGACCTCGAACCCCTCCAGCGCATCGCCCATCGCGGGCTCCATCTGCCGCAGCAGCGTGCGTGCCTCGATGATCCCGCCAAGCCCCACCCATGCGGTCGCGCGCCCGGTGGTGGCCGGCAGCAGCCTCAGGCAAGCGGCGGTGACGATGCCGAGCGTGCCTTCCGATCCGATCAGCAACTGCTTCAAGTCAAAGCCGCGATTGTCCTTCTTGAGCGGTGTCATCAGGTCGAGCACGCTGCCGTCGGCGAGCACCGCCTCCAGCCCAAGCACCTGCGCGCGCATGGTGCCGTGGCGCAAGACCTGCGTGCCGCCCGCGTTGGTCGAAATCAGACCGCCAATCGTGGCTGACCCCTTGCCGCCGAGCGTGAGCGGGAAGCGCATCTGCGCCGCCTCGGCCGCCTCGTGCAGCGTCTGGAGTACCACGCCAGCCTCGCACACGACCTGACCGGCCGCCGCATCGAGCGAACGTATCGCGGCCATCCGACGGAGCGAGAGGATGATGGCCGACCCGCTCGCATCGGGAGTCGCGCCGCCCGCCATCCCGCTATTGCCGCCTTGCGGCACGATCGGCACGCCATGCTCGCCGCACAGCTTCACCAGCGCCGCGACCTCGGCGGTTGATGATGGCGAGGCGAGCGCCAGCGCGCGGCCGGTGTAACGCCCGCGCCAGTCGGTCAGCCAGGCATCCATTCGTTCCGGATCGCTGGTCAGCCCGCGCGGGCCGAGCAGGGCAGCGGCGGCGGCGAGGAAGGCTTCAGCCTTGGCTGGCGCGGTGGGGGGTGGGGCAGGATGATTCATTGTTGCCTTCATGCCACAGTCGGAAATGAATATGCCACTGCTTTTGCATCCCCGCAGGTTGGAATTAAGGCAGGGTTCAATTGGCGGTGCTAGGGGTGCGGCATTGTGCAGCGTCCGCTGACGCACCCCACGCCTTGCACCTGCCCGCCTTTAGGAGACCCCACTCCGCCCATGGAAAGCCTGATTGCCCTTGCAGCGCCCTTTGCGCTGATGCTGCCGATGGTGGCAGAGGGGCTCGGCTTGGCGGAGGAAGGCGCGCCGCCGGCAATTGCCGCGCCGCAGTGTCAAGCCGAACCGCCGATCACGGACACGGCGCCGCCCCCGCCTTCGCCCCTGAGTTTCCTGCGCCAGTCATCGACGGCCCGGCAGGTGCGGATCGAGCAGCGTGTGGTGGTGCGCATCGCGCCCGCAGCACCCGGCACGCGGCCCAATATGCTGGTTGATCTGCCGCGCCGCGAGGTGGCCCCCCGGTTCGAGGAACGCGGCAAGGAAAAATGCGTGCCCCTCGATCAGATCGCCGGCGTGCAGACGGGCAGCGGCAACCGGCTGGTGCTGTTCCTGCGGGATCG
This window contains:
- a CDS encoding FAD-binding oxidoreductase, translated to MNHPAPPPTAPAKAEAFLAAAAALLGPRGLTSDPERMDAWLTDWRGRYTGRALALASPSSTAEVAALVKLCGEHGVPIVPQGGNSGMAGGATPDASGSAIILSLRRMAAIRSLDAAAGQVVCEAGVVLQTLHEAAEAAQMRFPLTLGGKGSATIGGLISTNAGGTQVLRHGTMRAQVLGLEAVLADGSVLDLMTPLKKDNRGFDLKQLLIGSEGTLGIVTAACLRLLPATTGRATAWVGLGGIIEARTLLRQMEPAMGDALEGFEVVPEHCLAAVLAHQPGARPPLDGRHAWNALIECVSPTQDSTALRDALEAALAAAFEDGLIADAVIAANDTQAEAVWALRDGISAAERALGPAMQHDISVPVEAMPEFILAATPQIEAAFPGTSVAAFGHLGDGNVHFHVLAPQGAVRGVWEESEGKAVSAQVYDLVTQWGGSISAEHGIGQMKVDALARLHDPAALAVMAAVKQALDPAGLLNPGKLLPLTPGA
- a CDS encoding N-formylglutamate amidohydrolase; translation: MVPPSRPSRPAFPAVRTSESGGIVPGLGAAPAFTLTTPARMSLPVLIAVPHAGRAYPPAVTARMRDPALAQLRLEDRHVDRLGIAMARETGAALLVAHAPRALLDLNRAEDDIDWDMVDGGRPDSIAAADPGQRGNARARSGLGLVPRRLPGSGEIWRGRLAPAELAARIDGIHRAYHTALAQALADIRAQWGAALLIDLHSMPPLRAAEGEAPTFVLGDRFGAACHTALMGRALNFLEGRGAIAAHNRPYSGGYVLDRHGAPSAQVHAMQIEVCRSAYLDRQMIEPGPGLPAIAALLAGLVRELGAETALQGGGEGLRQAAE
- a CDS encoding cation:proton antiporter domain-containing protein gives rise to the protein MAGELTLSPFLSDALVILGSAGIVIPVFARFRITPIIGFILIGVLVGPYGLGSLVERVPWLYHFTISNPDSLTPFADFGIVLLLFAIGLELSFNRLWEMRKLVFGLGALEVLISGSALALFVGMASGMSFTAALALGFALAFSSTAMVLPISGTRSPVGRAALSMLLFEDIMIVPIIFILGALAPNAADDGWSGIVATLWQGGLVIAVLLIAGRFALPRLFAQAARTKSPELFLSASLLVVIGASLATALVGLSPIVGALIAGLLIAETEYHTDVEVIMEPFKGLALGVFLITVGMSINLAEIGAQIGIITAAVVGVVVFKALVTGLLLRLMGARRGTAAETGLLMASPSETTLIVLAAATSALVLDQETARFWQTVTAIGLTITPLLAKLGAVLARRVDSAGNPAGDEDEAEIRTIIVGGGRVGRLIADMMRTHGKPYVMIDSNPDLVAAARADGYRATFGDAGRGDTLARLGVETAPAVVLTMDEPVLAQRLVGKLRRDYPDLLIVARARDPDHAAAMYRAGASHAVPETLEASLQLSEAVLVDIGVAMGPVIASIHAKRDEFREQLEREGGLSEKPLLKTSSLREREA
- the cpdR gene encoding cell cycle two-component system response regulator CpdR, with the protein product MTATRTPRILLAEDEEAMRAYLERALTNAGYEVSAVDRGTDAVPLLETGDYDLLLSDIVMPEMDGIELAQRCAEISPRTKVMFITGFAAVSLRASREQPTAKVLSKPFHLRDLVLEVERVFEEAEAARL
- a CDS encoding NADP-dependent isocitrate dehydrogenase encodes the protein MDKIKVANPVVELDGDEMTRIIWQWIRERLILPYLDIDLKYYDLSIENRDATDDQVTVDSANAIKQYGVGVKCATITPDEQRVEEFSLKKMWKSPNGTIRNILGGVVFREPIVIDNVPRLVPGWTDPIVVGRHAFGDQYRATDTRIPGPGKLRLVFDGEDGTKIDLDVFDFPSAGVAMAMYNLDDSIRDFARASFNYGLNLGWPVYLSTKNTIMKAYDGRFKDLFQEVFDTEGFAEQFKAKGIVYEHRLIDDMVASALKWSGKFVWACKNYDGDVQSDTVAQGFGSLGLMTSVLMTPDGKTVEAEAAHGTVTRHYRQHQQGKATSTNPIASIFAWTRGLMYRGKFDNTPDVVKFAETLERVCIQTVEKGYMTKDLALLIGPGQAWQTTEQFFETIVQNLEKEMATWA
- a CDS encoding SapC family protein, yielding MASAPQPQLPLFYKDLLPLNSRDHAGWKAGTLESAAYLAATHAIPLTSDEFVDAQRDFPIVFTAGENPLPIALFGLNEGVNTFVGDDMKINEAIYLPAYARRYPFILAKLQPNSDDMSLCFDPSAGLLGNFPEGLALFDEAGQATEYTQGVLEFCRRFEEAGQRTKLFMDELVKLDILIDGEIAITRNDMPDKPFIYRGFRMVDENKLRELPAETLEGLVKNGILALIYAHLYSLNLMRNLFERQTAQGKVPVPGEAAPALN